The Blastomonas sp. SL216 DNA window CTGCCTGCTGCTGGGCCAGAGCCTTCAGGAAGCCGTGTTCCATCGTGCTGTTGAAGCGCTGCAGCTCTGACGGATCGACAAAGGCGTCCTTTTCCCCCGCCAGCTGCCGCGCGCGCTTGGCGTGCAGGCCGAAGAAAATGTCGTGATTGGCCAGGAACACGTCCGCCTGCATCCCGCGCACCTTGGCGAAGCTGGCGCGGTAATTGTCAGCCATGCCGGGATAGGCGGGCGGCACCAGCGACTGGCCGCCCAGCGAGGCGCTGCAGTGGAGGAACAGCTTGCGTGGGCGACCCGTGGAATCGCGCGCCATCAGGCTCCACGACGTGCACCCCGGCGAGTGGCCAGGGGTCAGATGCGCGGTCAGCGTTACGCCGCCCAGCGTCACCATGGCGCCATCGCCCACCACCTTGTCGACGCGTACCGGCGGAAAAGGCGAATCCTTGCTCGGCCCATGGTCGACACGGCCGGCTTCCAGATAGGGCTTGTCCGCAGCACTCGCGACCATCACCGCGCCGCTGGCCCGCTGCAACCCTGCCAGGCCTGCCGCATGATCATAATGGCCATGCGTGTTGAGCAGATATTTGATGTCTGCAGGATCAAAGCCGAACGCGCGGATATTCTCCAGAATCTGCGGTACCGATTGCGCCAGCGCGCCATCGATCAGCACATGGCCATCGGGCGTGGTGATCAGGAACACGCCGAGCCCATAGGTTCCGACATAATGCACATTGTCGATGATCGTGAACGGGGCCAGCCGGTCGTTCCAGCGCATGGCGATGCCGGTTTCGTCGATGGGCCCGCGTTCCGCCGCAGCGATATCCGCATCGCTGGCGAGGCGCGGCGCCGGGGTGGTGGTAGAGGCGCAGGCGCTCAAGCCGAGCGCTGCTGCAAGGCTGATGACCAGTTTCATGACGGTTTCCCTTCGCGCCGTTCGCGCAGCGCCTTGACGATGCCCAGAAAGGCAATCAACCCCCAGGCGGTTTCCAGGATCACTGCGGCCAGGTTGAAATGCACCGAAAGCGAGATCAGCAGCAATATCGCGCCTGCCAGGTTGATCGCATTGAACAGCAGCTTGTCCATCTGCTCCACCCGGTTGGCATAGATGAAACCGCCCATGAACAGCACGCTGCCGATGATGCCGATGATATTGGCGGCAAGCGGGCTCATGCCGCCGGCCGCGCCTGATCCAGCAGCGCCAGGAAATCGGGGAAGCTGGTGGCGATCGGGCGGGTATCGTCCACCTCCACGCCGCGTTCGCTGACAAGGCCCGCCACCGCAAAGC harbors:
- the bla gene encoding subclass B3 metallo-beta-lactamase; its protein translation is MKLVISLAAALGLSACASTTTPAPRLASDADIAAAERGPIDETGIAMRWNDRLAPFTIIDNVHYVGTYGLGVFLITTPDGHVLIDGALAQSVPQILENIRAFGFDPADIKYLLNTHGHYDHAAGLAGLQRASGAVMVASAADKPYLEAGRVDHGPSKDSPFPPVRVDKVVGDGAMVTLGGVTLTAHLTPGHSPGCTSWSLMARDSTGRPRKLFLHCSASLGGQSLVPPAYPGMADNYRASFAKVRGMQADVFLANHDIFFGLHAKRARQLAGEKDAFVDPSELQRFNSTMEHGFLKALAQQQAAAEAGKRP